Proteins from a single region of Malassezia restricta chromosome IV, complete sequence:
- a CDS encoding Csr1-phosphatidylinositol transfer protein, protein MTAPLPLVVPCDARRSLPRTFLSADVIPRASHDAGGADLGRAPFVYAIARMVAKSHDDGEPLEEGYYGNLTPEQEKALKDVWAMLLDIWSRNVERSDELARLGGPQKAHTGQELGDVSHKKSGAGKQKEAAHEHDCRFITTAVEKYGGRYLAYMFWRTVMMDPPDHFVLRFLRARNFHTSEAVDMLIGALMFRLDINLEDILLQGEYGFRNERGFLDQYRRGISYIQGSTEKNELPIYFIHVGRHYTHEQNMDALQKFIVLSMENSRLLCSPPVEKIIILFDLRGFGLKNADWQAMSFILKCMEAYYPESIRRIYIHSAPWIFKGIWSAIQPLLNEDVHAKIKFSSSAKDLTDFIPMSRIPVDMGGTMDWTWQYAEPEEGENDIHKDTQTRDAVQKEWDELQQQFLDATQQWIRGDADADARHVLVKQLRLKYYQIAPYVRARNVYQRKGIVRDDFLVHWDYPQKDSSLLTQDVNEADCATQLVSWLREQGHDTLESSVGGSHTPCASCVATNMASRDAAADERDAPEEQQRSPGAHEQDAAEQDATDTPDEDDEGDDDSDGDDDAAVHAQDFDMDDEECTMWQDAEEFSETDVSPEFAHVKVSRRRSMQNDAELHADMERTREAIQLFLNSQVREAEELCVDGADHRLYLSAGMSLLNSVKCLMTFEPDDMQMAIKSCKHTIRIARVLRAKRRKLPKIMPGKSQPPLPATLLEQHAELVYAESLLCKSIVGIVYAGDTIGLIREAMSLRKAYQYFRALLRAMEQAEDAKDASRGHSDAPPVDEDLRSGVCFGMGGCMLVLSLLEPRLLKFMEGVGFEADRSKALEFFERAGGWSRVHHEPGLSAAQEGLRRPLCDLAILVYHLSVPTMMPVPDVDVRLADHVLSWNRKRFPHGISYLFFSSLLYACQALPDKAVHSFRLAIDAQNEYRQFHHLVFWRLALTYLGTCDYTPAYECFDLLSHEFHWSQCVYQYAKAAVLFEQSSEHHMQAETIMRTVPGLVRKMAGRHMPFEHFVVRKAEKFVSPPPFGLPAMEFAYLWHCLAQTPVYLLVEEHLERIDHVLRHLGQYESPAAFPGGAQAFYSQHCLAHFLRGVVLRYAAFPKKYTVVQTPRHEHLPVAQMASDAAHALHTVCADGQHLDAVDRYLVYFAHYELGKLYTAQGEFAKARCEFELIQSRKPLVPQDSPIPLKSGKASYLLSHMCQMRANFAMSSMPRHAAPPPHRPPHGPPKATSSRPPSEASRAAPSSATARTPVPTTHYNDIPETLTRTSADRRRDLGRRARQSRLLS, encoded by the coding sequence ATGACGGCGCCCCTGCCGCTGGTGGTGCCGTGCGACGCCCGTCGGTCGCTTCCCCGCACGTTTCTTTCGGCCGATGTCATCCCGCGCGCGTCCCacgacgccggcggcgcggaCTTGGGCCGGGCGCCCTTCGTTTACGCCATAGCCCGGATGGTGGCCAAGTCGCACGACGATGGTGAGCCCTTGGAGGAGGGCTACTACGGCAACCTGACGCCTGAGCAAGAAAAAGCGCTCAAGGACGTATGGGCGATGCTTCTTGACATTTGGAGCCGGAATGTCGAGCGTTCtgacgagctcgcgcgacttggcggCCCGCAGAAGGCTCACACGGGCCAGGAGCTGGGCGATGTCTCGCACAAGAAGTCTGGCGCCGGGAAGCAGAAAGAggcagcgcacgagcatgaCTGTCGCTTCATTacgacggccgtcgagAAATACGGCGGCAGGTACCTGGCCTACATGTTTTGGCGCACGGTGATGATGGATCCGCCGGACCACTTTGTCCTTCGATTCTTGCGTGCGCGCAACTTCCacacgagcgaggcagTGGACATGCTCATAGGAGCATTAATGTTCCGCCTCGACATCAACCTGGAGGACATTCTGCTGCAGGGCGAGTACGGCTTCAGGAACGAGCGCGGATTCCTGGACCAGTACCGCCGGGGCATCTCGTACATTCAGGGAAGCACAGAGAAGAATGAGCTGCCCATCTACTTTATCCATGTTGGGCGCCACTATACCCATGAGCAGAACATGGACGCACTGCAAAAGTTTATTGTGCTCTCCATGGAAAACTCGCGCTTGCTGTGCTCGCCGCCCGTGGAAAAGATCATCATCCTGTTTGATCTACGCGGATTTGGGCTCAAGAATGCGGACTGGCAGGCGATGTCGTTCATTCTCAAGTGCATGGAGGCCTATTATCCCGAGTCGATTCGTCGCATCTACATTCACTCGGCGCCATGGATCTTCAAGGGGATCTGGTCCGCGATTCAGCCCCTGCTGAACGAGGACGTGCATGCCAAGATCAAGTTCAGCTCGTCGGCGAAGGACCTGACCGACTTCATTCCCATGTCGCGGATCCccgtcgacatgggcggcacCATGGACTGGACGTGGCAGTATGCGGAGCCAGAAGAGGGCGAGAATGACATTCACAAAGACACGCAGACGCGTGATGCCGTGCAGAAGGAGTGGGACGAACTGCAGCAGCAGTTCCTCgacgcgacgcagcagTGGATCCGTGGCgacgccgatgccgacgcgcgtcaCGTCCTGGTGAAGCAGCTCCGCCTCAAGTACTACCAAATTGCGCCGTACGTCCGCGCCAGGAATGTGTACCAGCGCAAAGGCATCGTGCGGGACGATTTCCTCGTGCACTGGGACTATCCGCAGAAGGACAGCTCTCTGCTGACGCAGGACGTGAATGAGGCCGATTgtgcgacgcagctcgtgtCGTGGCTGCGTGAGCAGGGACACGACACGCTCGAGTCGTCCGTCGGCGGCTCGCATACGCCGTGTGCGTCCTGCGTAGCCACAAacatggcatcgcgcgatgcggcggcggacgagcGTGACGCGCCcgaggagcagcagcgctctcctggcgcgcacgagcaggaCGCGGCAGAGCAGGATGCGACGGACACGCcggacgaggacgacgagggcgacgacgatagcgacggcgacgacgatgctgccgtgcatgcacaGGACTTtgacatggacgacgaagagtGCACGATGTGGCAGGACGCAGAGGAGTTCAGCGAGACGGACGTGTCGCCCGAGTTTGCCCACGTCAAGGTGAGTCGCAGGCGCAGTATGCAGAACGATGCCGAGCTCCACGCCGACATGGAGCGGACTCGCGAAGCCATCCAGCTGTTTCTCAACTCGCAGGTGCGCGAGGCGGAGGAGCtgtgcgtcgacggcgccgatcaCCGCCTGTACCTGTCGGCCGGCATGTCGCTCCTCAACTCGGTCAAGTGCCTCATGACGTTTGAGCCGGACGACATGCAGATGGCCATCAAGAGCTGCAAGCACACCATCCGCATCGCGCGTGTCCtgcgcgccaagcgccGCAAGCTGCCCAAGATCATGCCTGGCAAGTCCCAGCCGCCGCTGCCCGCGACGTtgctcgagcagcatgccgagctcgtgtACGCCGAGTCGCTGCTGTGCAAGTCGATCGTCGGCATCGTGTACGCCGGCGACACGATCGGCCTCATCCGCGAGGCGATGAGTCTGCGCAAAGCGTACCAGTACTTCCGCGCGCTCCTGCGCGCCATGGAGCAGGCCGAGGACGCGAAGGACGCCAGCCGCGgccacagcgacgcaccgcccgTCGACGAGGACTTGCGCTCGGGCGTGTGCTTTGGCATGGGCGGCTgcatgctcgtgctctcgctgctcgagccgcgcctgctcaagTTCATGGAAGGCGTCGGCTTCGAGGCGGACCGGTCGaaggcgctcgagttcttcgagcgcgccgGTGGCTGGTCGCGTGTGCACCACGAGCCGGGCTTGTccgcggcgcaggaggGCCTGCGTCGGCCGCTGTGCGATCTCGCGATCCTCGTGTACCACCTGAgcgtgccgacgatgaTGCCCGTGCcggacgtcgacgtgcgcctcgcggaCCATGTGCTGTCGTGGAATCGGAAGCGCTTCCCCCACGGCATCTCGTACCTCTTCTTCTCGTCGCTGCTGTACGCGTGCCAGGCGCTGCCGGACAAGGCCGTGCACTCCTTCCGCCTCGCGATCGACGCGCAGAACGAGTACCGCCAGTTCCACCACCTGGTCTTctggcgcctcgccctcACGTACCTCGGCACGTGTGACTACACGCCGGCGTACGAGTGCTTCGATCTCCTCTCGCACGAGTTCCACTGGTCCCAGTGCGTGTACCAGTACGCCAAGGCCGCCGTCCTGTTCGAGCAGTCGTCCGAGCACCACATGCAGGCCGAGACGATCATGCGCACCGTCCCGGGCCTCGTGCGCAAGATGGCCGGGCGCCACATGCCGTTCGAGCACTTTGTCGTGCGCAAGGCGGAAAAGTTTGTCAGCCCGCCGCCCTTCGGCCTGCCGGCGATGGAGTTCGCCTACCTGTGGCACTGCCTCGCTCAGACGCCCGTCTACCTGCTCGTCGAGGAGCAtctcgagcgcatcgaccaTGTGCTCCGCCATCTCGGCCAGTACGAGTCGCCCGCCGCCTTCCCCGGCGGCGCTCAGGCCTTCTACAGCCAGCACTGCCTCGCTCACTTcctgcgcggcgtcgtgctccGGTACGCTGCGTTCCCGAAGAAGTACACGGTCGTGCAGACGCCCCGGCACGAGCACCTCCCCGTCGCGCAGATGGCCTCCGACGCCGCccacgcgctgcacaccgtgtgtgccgacggccagcacctcgacgccgtcgaccGCTACCTCGTGTACTTTGCGCACTACGAGCTCGGCAAGCTGTACACCGCGCAGGGCGAGTTCGCCAAGGCTCGCTGCGAATTCGAGCTCATCCAGTCCCGCAagccgctcgtgccgcagGACAGTCCCATCCCGCTCAAGAGCGGCAAGGCATCGTACCTCTTGAGCCACATGTGCCAGATGCGCGCCAACTTTgccatgtcgtccatgccccgccacgccgcgccgccgccacacAGACCGCCGCACGGCCCGCCCAAAGCCACGTCCTCACGCCCCCCAAGCGAGGCATCGCGagccgcgccgagcagcgcgacggcgcggaCGCCCGTGCCGACGACCCACTACAACGACATCCCCGAGACACTGACGCGCACGTCAGCGGACCGCCGCCGCGATCTaggccgccgcgcgcgtcaaAGTCGGCTCCTCTCATAG
- a CDS encoding zinc finger protein, C2H2 type, whose product MSSMSASSARADNGNSTATCTYPSSVSYMAMPSHHHPVGVPHGSDTGRLVLHGHRAGSEARNMPFSNRSRMSAPSHDGFSTSFGAAGEALSMGDRHRMVPGPQHPLEGASDLDMKPNMSYTMPASSTGSMEAAAKQYGLAGHRRADHSRHGLEESPPPPLTHPSSSSPSSSVNDDPEAKEMPHQMLHKCESCSKVYRHPSCLIKHRWEHTMYWKEASKFLMSKHQQVQLLEAAAILVGMDSNARSLPEEKALWPAAVSPPSSGLLGCEYVNFDTLMATKARNAAMYHDSSRMQYGTSAPSASSMPSVHMHASPSKHRAHHALDETVEEGDDSGELDLSAREDTYGLHSGGDVMADMDMDADE is encoded by the coding sequence ATGAGTTCCATGTCAGCCAGCTCCGCGCGGGCAGATAATGGCAATTCTACCGCTACCTGCACGTATCCTTCTTCCGTTTCTTATATGGCCATGCCGTCTCACCACCATCCCGTGGGAGTACCCCACGGGTCGGACACCGGCCGACTCGTTCTGCATGGCCACCGTGCCGGCTCCGAAGCGAGAAACATGCCGTTTTCGAATCGCTCGCGAATGTCTGCTCCGTCGCATGATGGCTTCTCAACATCGtttggcgctgcaggcgaGGCACTCTCGATGGGCGACCGGCACCGAATGGTGCCCGGCCCCCAGCACCCTCTAGAGGGGGCGTCTGATCTGGATATGAAGCCCAACATGAGCTATACCATGCCTGCCAGCTCGACGGGATCGATGGAGGCAGCTGCAAAACAGTACGGCCTGGCGGGCCACCGCCGTGCCGACCACTCACGACATGGGTTGGAAGAATCCCCACCGCCTCCGCTCACGCACccctcgtcgtcatcaccCTCTTCGTCCGTGAACGATGATCCCGAAGCGAAGGAGATGCCTCACCAGATGCTGCACAAATGCGAGAGCTGCTCCAAAGTGTACCGCCACCCCAGCTGCTTGATCAAGCATCGTTGGGAACATACCATGTACTGGAAAGAGGCGTCCAAGTTTCTCATGAGCAAGCAtcagcaggtgcagctgcttgaaGCCGCTGCTATTCTCGTCGGCATGGACTCGAatgcgcgctcgctgccgGAAGAAAAGGCTTTGTGGCCTGCCGCCGTCAGCCCGCCGTCTTCAGGCTTGCTTGGCTGCGAGTATGTCAACTTTGACACGCTTATGGCCACCAAGGCACGCAACGCGGCGATGTATCATGACTCTTCTCGCATGCAGTATGGCACCTCGGCGccgtccgcctcgtcgatgcccaGTGTCCACATGCATGCGTCGCCGAGCAAGCACCGGGCGCACCATGCGTTGGATGAGACGGTGGAGGAAGGAGACGATTCCGGCGAACTCGACTTGAGTGCGCGAGAAGACACGTATGGACTGCACTCGGGTGGTGATGTCATGGCTGACATGGACATGGATGCCGATGAATGA
- a CDS encoding L-methionine (R)-S-oxide reductase, with the protein MVHADAASVPAHIASKAAFYEHVQLQVDGLLDGQTNWVTNLANVSSILYSSMNRFEAWRDKRVNWAGFYLLAPLFPGTRHLASLTRPMLWLGPFCGLPACQAIPSERGRGVCADGSAQWPPAPLCVPHTEAYPGHIACDALSQSEIVVPIVVSRSQLSQTHQAALRGEGPEHLVRAWAGRGTDDHVIVGVLDIDCESQNGFDAVDADALQRLVQRVVQACDWCME; encoded by the exons ATGGTGCA cgccgatGCAGCTAGCGTCCCTGCACATATCGCCTCGAAGGCTGCCTTTTATGAGCATGTACAGCTACAGGTAGATGGTCTGCTTGATGGCCAGACCAACTGGGTCACGAATCTCGCGAACGTCAGCTCCATCTTGTACAGCTCGATGAACCGCTTCGAGGCATGGCGCGACAAGCGCGTGAACTGGGCAGGCTTTTACCTCCTTGCCCCGCTATTCCCAGGCACTCGCCATCTTGCCTCTCTGACGCGCCCGATGCTTTGGCTTGGTCCGTTTTGCGGATTACCGGCGTGCCAGGCCATACCCTCTGAGCGCGGGCGCGGCGTTTGCGCAGACGGCAGCGCCCAGTGGCCACCTGCTCCCTTGTGTGTGCCCCACACTGAAGCATACC CTGGTCATATTGCCTGCGACGCACTCTCACAATCAGAAATTGTGGTGCCGATAGTCGTTTCGCGCTCTCAACTCTCCCAAACGCATCAGGcagcgctgcgcggcgaaGGTCCCGAGCACCTCGTGCGCGCATGGGCCGGTCGCGGTACCGACGATCACGTCATTGTTGGGGTGCTGGATATTGACTGCGAGTCGCAAAATGGCTTTGATGCCGTGGACGCTGACGCactgcagcgcctcgtgcagcgtgtTGTTCAAGCGTGCGACTGGTGCATGGAGTGA
- a CDS encoding homoserine O-acetyltransferase, producing MAGLWRMRSVTLLRAWARRDAVSMLSLRTYASRSCVAKASIEPMPLPCIDQHEMRQSRVMGGSQHVGPAASQKDEMLGPEPSYTNIVSGYDIFLCDEPFALDYGSVLPSYQIAYETWGTLNAARDNAILLHTGLSASSHAASTPRNTSKGWWEDFIGPGKALDTNKFFVVCTNVLGSCYGSTGPSSAHPLDADGAPYATRFPVLSIFDMVRAQFRLLDHLGIDTLYASVGSSLGGMQSIAAAHLFRERVGRVISISGCARSAPSGIALRYAQRSVLMADENWNRGFYYGPNQVQPHKGMKLARQIATITYRSGPEWEQRFGRRRHTQLTTEADAATHRAPALCPDFLVETYLDHQGEQFCLKYDANSLIYISKAMDLFDMTDDALAELGAARMEAHGDDGNLPVERIDHAPASPKRRPHITTISHPGAHAYVPSLARGLRRLHDVPILILGVQSDILFPVEQQRELAECIRMNGNTSVMYYEIDAPHGHDSFLIDVANVGGAIKGFLN from the coding sequence ATGGCGGGGCTGTGGCGAATGCGGAGTGTGACGTTGCTGCGCGCATGGGCGAGGCGCGATGCAGTCTCGATGTTGTCGCTTCGGACGTACGCGAGTCGGTCGTGCGTCGCCAAAGCATCCATTGAGCCCATGCCGCTGCCATGCATTGACCAGCACGAGATGCGGCAGAGCCGCGTCATGGGCGGGAGTCAGCATGTAGGTCCGGCCGCGAGCCAAAAGGACGAGATGCTCGGACCCGAGCCGTCGTATACCAACATTGTGTCGGGCTATGATATCTTTCTTTGTGATGAGCCCTTTGCTCTCGACTATGGCAGCGTGCTGCCGTCGTACCAAATTGCCTACGAGACGTGGGGCACGCTGAATGCTGCGCGTGATAATGCCATCCTGCTGCATACGGGCCTGTCTGCCAGCTCGCACGCGGCGAGCACGCCGAGGAACACGAGCAAGGGGTGGTGGGAAGACTTTATTGGGCCAGGCAAGGCACTCGACACCAACAAGTTCTTCGTCGTGTGCACAAACGTGCTGGGCTCGTGCTATGGCAGCACGGGTccgtcgagcgcgcacCCTCTCGATGCGGATGGCGCGCCGTATGCGACACGCTTCCCCGTGCTGAGTATTTTTGACATGGTACGCGCCCAGTTTCGGCTGTTGGACCACCTCGGCATCGACACGCTGTATGCGAGCGTCGGCTCGAGTTTGGGCGGCATGCAGAGCATTGCGGCCGCCCATCTCTTCCGCGAGCGCGTTGGCCGCGTCATCAGCATAAGTGGATGTGCTCGCAGTGCGCCGTCTGGCATTGCGCTGCGGTACGCACAGCGGAGTGTGTTGATGGCCGACGAGAACTGGAATCGTGGCTTTTACTACGGTCCGAACCAGGTGCAGCCGCACAAAGGCATGAAGCTCGCGCGGCAGATTGCGACGATCACGTACCGCTCGGGCCCCGAGTGGGAGCAGCGCTTCGGTCgccggcggcacacgcagctcACCACCGAGGCCGACGCGGCCACACATCGGGCGCCAGCGCTGTGCCCTGACTTTTTGGTGGAAACGTACCTCGACCACCAAGGCGAGCAGTTCTGTCTCAAGTACGACGCCAACTCCCTTATCTACATCTCCAAGGCCATGGACCTGTTTGACATgacggacgacgcgctggccgagcttggcgcggcgcgtatggaggcgcacggcgacgatggcaATTTGcccgtcgagcgcatcgatcaCGCACCTGCGAGCCCGAAGCGCCGCCCGCACATCACGACTATTTCGCATCCCGGCGCCCATGCGTACGTGCCTTCGTTGGCGCGGGgtctgcgccgcctgcacgacgtgccgatcCTGATTCTCGGTGTGCAGAGTGATATCCTCTTTCCCGTGGAacagcagcgcgagctggCCGAGTGCATCCGGATGAATGGCAACACGTCCGTGATGTACTATGAAATTGATGCGCCACATGGCCATGACAGTTTCCTCATTGACGTGGCGAATGTGGGCGGCGCTATCAAGGGCTTCCTCAACTAG
- a CDS encoding histidyl-tRNA synthetase, whose translation MPLGRLPLCVLRGARRFVVHPHRSMSKSSEAVAACRRQIEAQLDKVRTLNASEAPIDAVSSEVAALQALSAQLSELSLSKKGGQKGKITLKTPKGTRDWEPLSMSLRKHVFSTIERVFSTHGAVTIDTPVFELKEILAGKYGEDSKLIYDLQDQGGELCSLRYDLTVPFARFVAMNPTEYGNIKRYHIAKVYRRDQPAMTKGRFREFYQCDFDIAGTYDAMVPDAECLCVLVETLDALDIGAFTIKLNHRKLLDAIFAVCGVPDDKIRTISSAVDKLDKSPWDEVKHEMVAEKGLPADVADRIGTYVLQRGSRELIAKLREDAALMQNNKAVEGLADMELLFQYLDVYGVVDRVSFDLSLARGLDYYTGVIYEAITALSAPPTKEGAPAQRKTKDNGELDESTVGVGSIAAGGRYDHLVGMFCGAKRPDAVPCVGVSIGVERVFSILLQRLQEAQARGERTSVRQKEVDVYVMSMGDGLLLERMQVCKMLWDAGIKAEFLYKKKPKLQQQFAVVDKEQIPLAVLLAPGEWANGTVRVKQQLGKDEAGDDKGTEVPLTELAAFVQTKLSPSS comes from the coding sequence ATGCCTCTGGGCCGCCTGCCTCTTTGTGTGTTACGTGGAGCCAGAAGGTTTGTTGTCCATCCCCATCGGAGCATGTCCAAGTCAAGTGAGGCTGTGGCTGCGTGTCGTCGACAGATTGAGGCACAGCTCGACAAGGTTCGCACGCTCAATGCCAGCGAGGCTCCGATCGATGCCGTCTCGAGCGAAGTGGCGGCGCTACAGGCACTGAGTGCGCAACTGAGCGAACTGAGCCTGTCAAAGAAGGGCGGCCAAAAGGGCAAGATCACGCTCAAGACGCCGAAGGGCACACGCGACTGGGAGCCGCTCTCGATGTCGCTCCGCAAGCATGTGTTTTCGAcgatcgagcgcgtgtTTTCGActcacggcgccgtgacGATCGACACGCCCGTGTTTGAGCTCAAGGAAATTCTCGCTGGCAAGTACGGCGAGGACAGCAAGCTCATCTATGACTTGCAGGATCAGGGCGGCGAGCTGTGCAGCCTGCGCTACGACCTGACGGTGCCGTTCGCCCGCTTTGTGGCCATGAACCCCACCGAGTACGGCAACATTAAGCGCTACCACATCGCCAAGGTGTACCGCCGCGACCAGCCGGCGATGACGAAGGGCCGCTTCCGCGAGTTCTACCAGTGTGATTTCGATATCGCAGGCACGTACGACGCCATGGTGCCGGATGCCGAGTGTTTGTGCGTGCTGGTCGAGACTCTCGATGCATTGGACATTGGTGCGTTTACGATCAAGCTGAACCACCGCAagctgctcgatgccatcTTTGCCGTGTGTGGCGTGCCAGACGACAAGATCCGCACGatctcgagcgccgtcgacaAGCTCGACAAGAGCCCGTGGGACGAGGTCAAGCACGAGATGGTCGCCGAAAAAGGCCTGCCGGCCGACGTAGCCGACCGCATCGGCACCTACGTCCTGCAGCGTGGTAGCCGCGAGCTCAtcgccaagctgcgcgaggacgccgcgctcatgCAGAACAACAAGGCCGTCGAAGGCCTCGCGGACATGGAGCTCCTGTTCCAGTACCTCGACGTCTATGGCGTCGTAGATCGCGTGTCATTTGACCTGAGTCTTGCGCGCGGCCTCGACTACTACACGGGCGTGATTTACGAGGCGATCACGGCGCTGAGTGCACCGCCCACGAAGGAAggcgcgccggcgcagcgcaagaCCAAGGACAATGGCGAGCTCGACGAAAGCACGGTGGGTGTCGGCTCCATCGCCGCAGGCGGTCGCTACGACCACCTCGTCGGCATGTTTTGCGGCGCCAAGCGACccgacgccgtgccgtgcgtggGTGTGTCCATCGGTGTCGAGCGTGTGTTTTCGATcctcctgcagcgcctccaggaggcacaggcgcgtggcgagcgcacATCGGTGCGCCAGAAAGAGGTGGACGTGTACGTGATGAGCATGGGTGATGGCCTGCTGCttgagcgcatgcaggTGTGCAAAATGCTATGGGATGCGGGCATCAAGGCCGAGTTCCTGTACAAAAAGAAGCCcaagctgcagcagcagttCGCCGTCGTGGACAAGGAGCAGATCCCGCtggccgtgctgctcgCACCGGGCGAGTGGGCCAACGGGACCGTGCGCGTcaagcagcagctcggcaAGGACGAGGCCGGCGACGACAAGGGCACCGAAGTGCCCCTCACTGAGCTCGCGGCGTTCGTGCAGACCAAGCTCTCGCCATCTAGTTGA
- a CDS encoding membrane fusion protein Use1: protein MALAAVDPFYRAREEPLVRAEHAPHNLARYLDALERMVRDEQAHMASARALGAAADAERVQAIRAAAANAERMASSVPTTSEALPRIQRVREAADSLLSVVVRRPAHPVPLEEYWNEYLYDGLAVHAAAPTEPEPVKEEATPPAVETPVAEAPTIEAPALRQRRPAPEATEAKPGPPRLQSDRSLQDALASELLRMAGVLKANTAAFSESLERDRVLVEEASGRLDQNLGLMTRTRGQLGVFSKKARSMGWFTIGSIVCVVVCWMLMFVVIRLT, encoded by the coding sequence ATGGCACTGGCAGCGGTGGATCCCTTTTACCGGGCGCGAGAGgagccgctcgtgcgtgcagAGCATGCCCCGCACAATCTGGCGAGGTATCTCGATGCGCTAGAGCGCATGGTGCGTGATGAGCAGGCGCACATggcgagcgcgcgtgcgctaggcgcagcggcagatgccgagcgtgtgcaAGCGATTCGTGCGGCAGCCGCGAATGCGGAACGCATGGCCAGTAGTGTGCCAACTACGTCTGAGGCTCTCCCACGCATCCAGCGTGTGCGCGAGGCAGCAGATAGTCTGctgagcgtcgtcgtgcggcgGCCTGCCCACCCCGTTCCCCTGGAAGAATATTGGAACGAGTACCTATATGATGGACTCGCTGTacacgcagcagctccgaCGGAGCCTGAGCCTGTGAAGGAAGAGGCCACGCCGCCGGCCGTGGAAACGCCCGTAGCAGAAGCGCCTACGATCGAGGCGCCTGCCCTACGACAGCGGCGCCCGGCGCCGGAGGCGACGGAGGCAAAGCCAGGGCCTCCGCGACTGCAGTCAGATCGCTCCTTGCAGGATGCCCTGGCCTCTGAGCTCCTGCGCATGGCGGGCGTGCTCAAGGCGAATACGGCGGCGTTTTCCGAGTCCTTGGAACGTGACCGCGTGCTGGTCGAGGAGGCGAGTGGCCGACTGGACCAGAACCTCGGGCTCATGACGCGTACGCGGGGGCAGCTGGGCGTGTTTTCGAAAAAGGCGCGGAGTATGGGATGGTTCACGATCGGCAGCATtgtgtgcgtcgtcgtgtGCTGGATGCTGATGTTTGTAGTGATACGGTTGACGTAA
- a CDS encoding 2-iminobutanoate/2-iminopropanoate deaminase translates to MWVSATARAAGRCTWRPCTMVPTMINTHRSYKTISTPNAPSAIGPYSQAVVHNGLAFVSGCIPFDPQTMQCVDGGVEAQAQRALDNLMAVVAAAGSDKSQVLKTTVFLKDMNDFAKVNAIYEKAFAPYKPARSAVEVARLPRDVLVEVECIAAARE, encoded by the exons ATGTGGGTATCtgcgacggcgcgcgccgctgggCGGTGCACATGGCGCCCTTGTACGATGGTGCCGACGATGATTAACACACACAGGAGCTACAAGACGATTTCGACGCCGAACGCGCCCAGTGCGATTGGACCGTACTCgcaggccgtcgtgcacaaCGGCCTGGCCTTTGTGTCGGGCTGCATCCCGTTTGACCCCCAGACGATGCAgtgcgtcgacggcggcgtcgaggcgcaggcgcagcgtgcgcttgATAACCTCATggccgtcgtcgcggcggcTGGCTCCGACAAGAGCCAGGTGCTCAAGACCACCGTCTTTTTGAAGGACATGAACGACTTTGCCAAGGTCAAC GCCATCTACGAAAAAGCATTCGCGCCGTACAAGCCCGCGCGCTCTGCCGTCGAAGTCGCGCGCCTGCCCCGCGACGTGCTTGTCGAGGTCGAgtgcatcgccgccgctcgcgaATGA